The following proteins are co-located in the Apium graveolens cultivar Ventura chromosome 5, ASM990537v1, whole genome shotgun sequence genome:
- the LOC141723714 gene encoding uncharacterized protein LOC141723714, translating into MAQHFFTIITISHALLLLFPLALSYGHPNSCRSYCGNLTIDHPFALRSGCGHPGFRDLLFCINDVLMFHISSGSYRVLDIDYAYHSVTLHDPHMSTCNTIELGSHGNGFAVEKWRAPYLNPTADNVFLLLGCSAQSSLFQGFPGKHLPCRNVSGMGCEEYYRCPAWSQIGLNRVGSTYGTGPPECCAVQFEAIKAVNLSKLDCQGYSSAYSLAPLRVDGPDQWSYGIRVKYSVQANSDSFCKACESTGGSCGYDLDGFNELCMCGNWNSTSNCDTVAAAEKSSSTREISSLVSALAGYLVCFLVRMSTPEINLEI; encoded by the exons ATGGCTCAACACTTTTTCACCATTATTACTATTTCTCATGCATTGTTGTTACTATTTCCGCTAGCTTTAAGCTATGGTCATCCGAATTCATGTCGATCTTACTGCGGGAACTTAACCATTGATCATCCATTTGCACTGCGATCCGGCTGTGGTCATCCGGGATTTCGAGATCTTTTGTTTTGCATCAATGATGTGCTTATGTTTCACATTAGTTCAGGATCGTATCGCGTGCTAGATATAGACTATGCTTATCATTCGGTCACGTTACATGACCCTCACATGTCAACCTGCAACACCATTGAGCTTGGTAGTCATGGTAATGGATTTGCTGTCGAAAAATGGCGTGCCCCGTATTTAAATCCAACGGCTGACAATGTGTTCTTGCTACTTGGATGTTCAGCTCAATCTTCACTGTTCCAAGGTTTCCCAGGGAAACACTTGCCCTGTAGAAATGTATCGGGTATGGGCTGCGAGGAGTATTACAGGTGCCCGGCTTGGAGTCAGATTGGGCTTAACAGGGTAGGCTCTACTTATGGGACAGGACCACCAGAGTGTTGTGCAGTGCAGTTTGAAGCAATCAAGGCTGTGAATCTCAGTAAGCTTGATTGCCAGGGGTATAGTAGCGCATACAGTCTTGCGCCCCTTCGTGTTGATGGACCGGATCAGTGGTCGTATGGGATACGAGTCAAGTACTCTGTGCAAGCGAATAGTGATTCATTTTGTAAAGCCTGTGAGTCTACCGGTGGATCTTGTGGGTATGATCTTGATGGATTTAATGAGTTGTGCATGTGTGGAAACTGGAATTCTACCTCAAATTGTGATACAG TTGCAGCTGCAGAGAAGTCGTCATCCACCCGAGAAATATCCTCTTTGGTGTCTGCATTAGCAG GTTACTTGGTTTGTTTCCTAGTTCGGATGTCAACACCAGAAATAAATTTAGAGATCTGA
- the LOC141723715 gene encoding glutaredoxin, with protein sequence MGSMFSSSSSSKEEIDMALAKAKDIVSSTPVVVFSKTWCGFCKSVKQLLSQLGASYKVIELDEESDGDDIQAALAQWTGQRTVPNVFIGGKHIGGCDDVTKKHREGKLVSLLTDAGAITNNSASL encoded by the exons ATGGGGTCAATGTTTAGTTCAAGCAGTAGCAGCAAAGAAGAGATAGACATGGCTCTCGCTAAAGCCAAAGACATCGTTTCTTCTACTCCCGTCGTCGTCTTCAG TAAGACCTGGTGTGGATTTTGTAAGAGTGTGAAGCAATTGCTGTCCCAGCTGGGTGCAAGTTACAAAGTCATTGAATTGGATGAGGAAA GTGACGGCGATGACATTCAAGCAGCTCTTGCACAATGGACTGGGCAGAGGACTGTCCCAAATGTGTTTATAGGTGGAAAGCACATTGGTGGCTGTGATG ATGTAACAAAGAAACACCGAGAAGGCAAGCTAGTTTCCCTGCTAACGGATGCAGGTGCAATTACCAACAACTCTGCCAGTCTTTAA
- the LOC141661550 gene encoding uncharacterized protein LOC141661550, with protein sequence MISFKQSDLAELKDPHSYLSDVIIEFFFTYLSSIHPSDSILYVPPSISFLLSNSTDDGFVEDCLKSLELPSKNLIFFTVYRCKHWSLLVYHRESDRFVHHDSSSTRTNDAAARELYLSVKDCVHGNTQRIKPRTRRCMDGPRYVGWPEKNDYECGSCEFPWMRYMDGPSDDPRYVRPRMRPERNGCGRRSRRARRMQREISWIQMQRENEYDDDCGLDVGPQMWRETNDYDDSRLSDDYNRRSYRLPRTPREKNEYEDDCELYEGPQMLREKNDYDDSRFSDDKDCGLYDALDCGSSVRPPMRGEKNKYECGSSISSRMQPEKKGLFICPETPRQKNGFDCGLFVMAIAEAICRWFCEEGEEKSWIGKINEMVGDSLVSTMRTRVLELIRDASSGGLGTVSCTIEEEKSVGVCSNTCDASRGLDHDVVTIGENKEETCRGLDHDVVTIGENKEEIDEIVDFFWEDINWSTDEDDSGTISDGDDCQTISERLAELIVEEGENDCRTLSGSPPQSVAVGKIVANERDSAPLVEEETANGKVCTEVPSLAREEAVDESGIVEPSPSCDLTSVASCIVEENKPVGR encoded by the coding sequence ATGATTTCATTCAAACAATCAGATCTTGCTGAGCTTAAAGACCCCCACAGTTATTTGAGTGATGTTATTATTGAGTTTTTCTTCACTTACTTATCATCAATTCACCCGTCTGATTCGATTCTTTACGTTCCTCCATCAATCAGCTTTCTCCTGTCGAACTCTACAGATGATGGTTTTGTCGAAGATTGCTTGAAGTCTCTTGAGTTGCCTTCCAAGAATCTGATATTTTTTACTGTGTACAGATGTAAGCACTGGAGTTTGTTGGTGTATCATCGCGAATCGGATAGGTTTGTTCATCATGATAGTAGTAGTACCAGGACGAATGATGCTGCTGCTAGAGAGTTGTATTTGTCTGTTAAAGATTGTGTGCATGGAAATACACAAAGGATTAAGCCTAGAACTCGAAGATGTATGGATGGTCCGAGATATGTAGGCTGGCCAGAGAAGAATGACTATGAATGTGGATCTTGTGAATTCCCATGGATGCGGTATATGGATGGTCCAAGTGATGATCCAAGATATGTAAGGCCACGGATGCGGCCAGAGAGGAATGGTTGTGGTCGTAGATCACGTAGAGCCCGAAGGATGCAGCGAGAAATTTCATGGATACAGATGCAGCGGGAGAATGAATATGATGATGATTGTGGATTAGATGTAGGCCCACAGATGTGGCGGGAGACGAATGATTATGATGACAGTAGACTTTCTGATGATTATAATCGTAGATCATATAGATTGCCAAGGACGCCGCGAGAGAAGAATGAATATGAAGATGATTGTGAATTATATGAAGGCCCGCAGATGTTGCGAGAGAAGAATGATTATGATGATAGTAGATTTTCTGATGATAAAGATTGTGGTTTATATGATGCGTTAGATTGTGGATCATCTGTAAGGCCACCGATGCGGGGAGAGAAGAATAAATATGAGTGTGGATCATCTATAAGCTCACGGATGCAGCCAGAGAAGAAAGGATTATTCATATGCCCGGAGACACCGCGACAGAAGAATGGATTTGATTGTGGATTATTTGTAATGGCTATAGCTGAAGCGATTTGCAGATGGTTTTGTGAGGAAGGTGAGGAGAAAAGTTGGATAGGGAAGATTAATGAGATGGTTGGTGATAGCTTGGTATCCACGATGAGGACTCGTGTATTGGAACTTATAAGAGACGCTAGTTCCGGTGGACTGGGGACAGTTTCGTGTACTATTGAAGAAGAGAAAAGTGTTGGCGTATGTAGTAACACTTGTGATGCATCCAGGGGTTTGGATCATGATGTTGTTACGATTGGGGAAAATAAGGAAGAAACCTGCAGGGGTTTGGATCATGATGTTGTTACTATTGGGGAAAATAAGGAAGAAATCGACGAAATTGTTGATTTTTTTTGGGAAGATATTAACTGGTCCACTGATGAAGATGACTCTGGAACAATATCAGATGGAGATGACTGTCAAACAATATCTGAAAGGCTCGCAGAGTTAATAGTAGAGGAAGGTGAGAATGATTGTAGGACACTAAGTGGAAGTCCACCGCAATCAGTTGCAGTTGGAAAGATAGTAGCTAATGAGCGAGATTCAGCACCGTTAGTGGAAGAGGAAACTGCCAATGGAAAAGTATGTACAGAGGTCCCATCATTGGCAAGGGAGGAAGCTGTTGATGAAAGTGGGATTGTAGAGCCATCTCCAAGTTGTGACTTAACGTCAGTTGCGTCCTGTATTGTTGAAGAAAATAAACCTGTGGGACGGTAG